One Halobaculum sp. CBA1158 DNA segment encodes these proteins:
- a CDS encoding FkbM family methyltransferase: MERFISRLANVALSLNRRRKRGDAFPFDFLALGVIYRLLAILPFPIRITVNGATISYRFPTANAAAAGIHILATERPLLRDVMIAVESSDVFYDIGANVGIFAAAVQGKTYAFEPIPANIMALLQNLYSSDSRLIGVALSNQPGLMWVNETDVREGSPTAALRKEDGGIGLARMELDGIDLPPPSVVKIDVEGAELAVLRGATETFSKESCRRLYVEVHEGEGVAYDKVESILSDCGFSSFEVIDKRGDERFVRAMK; the protein is encoded by the coding sequence ATGGAACGCTTCATCAGCCGGTTGGCGAACGTTGCACTCTCGCTTAACCGTCGACGAAAGCGTGGTGACGCTTTCCCGTTTGACTTTCTTGCGCTTGGCGTTATCTATCGTCTCCTCGCTATTCTCCCGTTCCCGATTCGGATCACCGTCAACGGGGCCACCATCTCCTACCGCTTTCCAACAGCGAACGCCGCTGCTGCCGGAATTCATATTCTCGCTACCGAACGCCCCCTACTTCGGGACGTAATGATTGCTGTGGAGTCAAGCGACGTGTTTTATGACATAGGTGCAAACGTCGGTATATTCGCGGCAGCGGTTCAGGGCAAAACGTACGCATTTGAACCCATCCCGGCAAACATCATGGCGTTGTTGCAAAATCTGTACTCCTCAGATAGTCGCCTTATCGGTGTTGCACTTTCCAATCAACCAGGCCTGATGTGGGTGAACGAAACAGACGTACGAGAAGGGTCACCGACTGCAGCACTACGGAAAGAAGATGGGGGTATTGGGTTGGCACGAATGGAATTAGATGGTATTGATCTTCCGCCCCCCTCGGTGGTCAAGATCGACGTTGAAGGAGCAGAACTGGCCGTCCTCCGCGGCGCTACAGAAACATTCTCCAAGGAATCGTGCCGGCGGCTCTACGTGGAGGTTCACGAAGGGGAGGGTGTAGCCTATGACAAGGTTGAATCGATCCTCTCAGACTGTGGATTCTCCAGCTTTGAGGTGATAGATAAACGCGGAGACGAACGGTTTGTTCGTGCAATGAAGTGA
- a CDS encoding glycosyltransferase family 4 protein, whose product MRNTAGTSTVTEFAYEMLTHSGYDPYIIFNAIPWDECVTMLNFYKRKPWPTSETGVFCGMEGVKVERFLPEFAIFNYILNFRNWLRGLEQASKHLVVGGTCIQGLPLAIKNIPFACWIGTTFRDQHKLQIDEFSFHRKYRNKLAFPIQQRYEHFVLESADVILVQSNHTKQQVTKTIGVPESRVEVLPFPIDTDEYVPGGPNNKNEILFVGRINAQRKNTALLLKAFAHVLEEVPEAELTLVGDEPNQELLALINDLEIKSSINVEGRVPDVVPYYQRAAVFALPSNQEGLGIVGLEAQSCGTPVVSTRCGGPSDYIIDGENGFMVPIGDEDAFAEALKRLLTNRQIRNTFGERSRDMVVKNYAMTEIKSKLHSYIAQL is encoded by the coding sequence GTGAGAAACACAGCAGGTACTTCTACAGTTACAGAATTTGCGTATGAAATGTTGACCCATAGCGGATACGACCCGTATATTATTTTCAATGCTATCCCCTGGGATGAATGTGTTACGATGTTAAATTTTTACAAACGGAAACCCTGGCCGACATCAGAAACGGGAGTTTTTTGCGGGATGGAAGGGGTGAAAGTTGAACGATTTCTACCGGAATTTGCTATTTTCAACTACATCTTGAACTTTCGGAACTGGTTACGAGGTCTTGAGCAGGCTTCAAAACATCTCGTGGTTGGGGGGACGTGTATCCAAGGACTCCCACTTGCTATCAAAAATATCCCTTTTGCGTGTTGGATTGGTACCACGTTTAGAGACCAGCACAAATTACAGATTGATGAATTCTCGTTCCACCGCAAGTACAGAAATAAATTAGCATTTCCAATCCAACAACGGTACGAACATTTTGTACTCGAGTCCGCAGATGTGATTCTGGTACAAAGTAACCACACGAAGCAACAGGTGACCAAAACCATCGGGGTCCCCGAGTCTAGAGTGGAAGTCCTGCCATTCCCGATCGACACTGACGAATACGTTCCAGGAGGCCCTAATAATAAAAATGAAATACTGTTTGTGGGACGGATCAATGCACAGCGAAAAAATACCGCTCTTCTTCTCAAGGCTTTTGCACATGTTCTGGAAGAAGTCCCCGAAGCTGAACTCACATTAGTCGGGGATGAACCCAATCAAGAGTTATTGGCACTTATAAATGACTTAGAAATTAAATCATCAATAAATGTTGAGGGACGGGTTCCCGATGTTGTACCCTACTATCAACGAGCAGCTGTGTTTGCGCTCCCCTCAAATCAGGAAGGTCTAGGCATTGTGGGCCTAGAGGCACAGAGTTGTGGTACACCGGTCGTTTCAACGAGGTGTGGTGGCCCATCCGATTATATTATTGATGGCGAAAACGGGTTTATGGTGCCAATCGGGGATGAAGACGCATTTGCAGAAGCGCTTAAACGGCTGTTAACTAATAGACAGATACGAAATACGTTTGGAGAAAGATCTCGAGATATGGTGGTTAAAAACTATGCAATGACTGAAATTAAGTCCAAACTTCATAGCTATATTGCCCAGTTGTAA